The genomic segment GGCCGCGCCGTGAGGTGGCGCATGTACGCGCGCTCGCTGTCCGGCGACGGTATCGCCTTGAACTTGGTTTCCCAGCCACGTTCGGCACGGGCGCCGGCAGCGGAGAATCCCGTTAGGCCGCCGGGCGGCGTGGAAGGCGTCGGGGCCGGGAGCAGCGTCAACGCGCAGGCGAGAGCAACGAGGGGTGTGAGTCGCATGCGCTGGATTCTGTCAGGTGGGTCGCGAGAACGCCAGTTCCAGCGTGCCGCCGGGGACGACGGCCTCCCACTGCTCGAACACCGCCGCCCGGAGCGCGCGGACGCGCGCGATGTCGTCGTCGGTCAACGGCGGCAGCGGCATCCGGGCGCGCTCGGGCCGTGTGCTCGACGCATAGCGCTCCCCCTGCTCACGCAACTCGTCGCCCGACCAGTCACGGCCCATCCGCAGCTCCATCTCGAACACACCGACGACGAGCTCGGCTTCACGCGCTTCGCGCGGAATATCGCCCTTGGCGGTCTCGAAATCGGAAATCTCCCATCCGTCGGCGATCAGGCCGTAAAAGCCCTGGCGGTAGCCGAGCGTGGTCTCGACCGCATAGTGCGTCAGATCGTGGGTGGGAAAGAACGCGCCTAACGAACCCGGCTGGCGTTGCCAGGTGACGGATCCGTCGGCGCGCACGCACGTGAGGGCGGCGGCCCCATCCGTCGCGCGCTTGATGCGGATGAGCAAGTCGGGCATGAGACGATGAAGAAAGGGTCTCGGGGCAGGAGGTTCGCCGACCGGCGCGTCGCCGCACGCCGCGGTGCAACCAAACGTAGGCGGCCGCGGCCGAGCTTGTGACGCCGGCGATGGCGAACTGTACAGGACGACGCGGCACCAATCGATCGCCACTGACGCCGCGCGCAAGTCCCGCAATGCGACAGCACGTCCCGATTCGCGACGCCACCGCCCTCGCGATGCCTTACGCAAGACGGACTAACGTGCCACGGTCTGGCGCGCGAGTCAGATATTCCTATCTCGAAACAGGTGTCACCCCGCACCGCCACACTCGGAATCGAGGACCGCGTCCAGATGCAGCTGAGCATCGCCGTACCGGCGTATCATGTCGCCAGGGTGCGGAACGTGGCGCCGCCGGGGTGCGCCGCCGTCGTCGTGGGCCAGCTCGTCCAGCTCGAGGCCGCCATGCGCGCGAACGGCGCCGACATTGTCGTGCTCGATCCGCTGCTCGACCAATCGCTGGACGAGCCGCAGCTGCTCCAGACCGTACGCCGCCACGCGTGCGTGCGCTGGCTGTTGTACACGCAGCTGCGGCCGGACACGGCGCGTCTGCTGCTCGACCTCGGCGGCGCCGGCGTCCGCAGCGCGGTCTTCGCCGGCGTCGACGACTCGACCCACCACCTGTCGGCTGCGTTAGGCGAGCTCGTTCGCGCATCCATCACCCATCGCGCGCAGGCGCGCCTCGTGGCGCTGCTCGCCCCGCTCCCACGCCGGCTGCGCGCGGCCGTCGAACAGGGCATCCACGATGACGACGCGCGCGCCGACGTCTCGGTGATCGCAACGCGCGCCTGCATGACCCGCCGCACCGTGGAACGACACTTCATGCGCGCCGGCCTGCCGACGCCCAAGATCATTCTGCGCGCCGCGCGCGTGCTCACGGCGTATCGGCTGCTCTACGACGGCATCCGCACGTGCGACGGCGTGGCCAAGACGTTGGGCTACGGCAAAGCGAGTACGCTGCGCGCCGACCTCAAGCGCACGTTCGGCGTGCACGCGCGCGCCTTGCCGGATGCGCCCGCGCCCGAGATGGCGATCGAGGCCTTGCTCGACGCGCCCCTGTCGGAGGCAGCGCGCAACACGGTGGACACGCCGCGGGCCGCAGTGGCGCGTTAGGCTAGCGGCCGCCGGCGCCATGATACGTCACGCGCCACACGCGGCCGTGGGCATCGTCGCTGATGTACAGTGCCCCGTCGGGGCCCACGGCGACACCGGTCGGCCGATGCGCCGCCGCATCCGGCTGCTTGTTCGCTCCGGCGAAGCCATCGGCGAAAATCTCGTACGGCGCACTCACCGTGTCGCCGTCGAACGGGACGAAGGCCACCAGGTAGCCGGCTTGCGGCAGCGGCGCGCGATTCCACGAGCCGTGGAACGCGATGAATGCCCCGCCCTTGTAGTGCGATGGGAATGACGAGCCGCCGTAGAACGTGAGGCCATCCGGCGCCCAGTGACCGGGAAAGAACGCGACCGGCCCGCGTTTGGTCGCGCAGATCCCTTCTTTCTTTCCATCGCCCCCGTACTCGGGCGCGAGCATCAGCTTCTTTTGCGCGCCATCGAAGTAGCAGTAGGGCCAGCCGTAGTCGGCGCCCTTCTCGATGTGCAGCAGCTCTTCCGCGGGGAGCTCGGCGCTCTGCTCGTTGGTGTAGCGTTCCGGCCAGTTGCCCGCCAATTGATCGCGGCCGTGCTGGGTCGAGAAGAGCTCTCCGTTAGGCGTGAAGGCGATGCCGACGGCGTTGCGGATGCCGGTGGCGTACCGCGCCGACGGCGAGAACCGCTGGCCGGTGCGATTGCCGTCGAAGCGCCAGATGCCGCCGCGCGTCGCGAGCTCCGTGCACGGCATGTGGCCCGGCGAATGGAGCGTGCGGTCTCGCACCTGGCAGGCGTTGGTGGCCGAGCCCATCTCGACGAAGATCGCCCCGGAGGAATCGATGGCGAAGGCGTGCATCGGATGGTTGCCGCCTAACGGCATGCCGGACACGATGACGGCCGGTTTTCCCGCGGGCACGATGCCGGCGCTGGGCAGCGCGTACCGCTCGATGCGGTCGGACTCCTCGGCGTAGAGGGAGTTGCCGTGCAGCGCGATGCCCGTGCCGCCGTGGCCGCCGGCCGTGGCGCTGTCGCCGAAGGAGTCGGTGACATCGGCGTGCCCATCGCCGGTGGTGTCGCGGAGCGCGACAATGGCGCCGCCCCTCCAGGCGCTGTCATTGTTGCCGCCTTCGCCGCCCCGGCGCGGGTGCCACGTGTTCACGTAGACGACTCCGTTAGGCGCAACCACCAGGTGGCGCGGGTGGTCGAGCTTGTCGGCGAACACCGAGGCGCAGAACCCCGGGGGCAGCGTGATGCCGCCGTTGCCGGCGTCGCATCCCTTGGGCGTGGCGTTCGCCGCTGCCGCCGTCGAGTCGCCCGCGGACTTCGGCGCTTTCTGCGACCCGCCGCAGGCCATCACCGCGACGGTCGCGAGCGCGACGCCCGTCGCGCGGCCCCGCCGACTTCTCATCCCCGCTCCCGCAAAATCCCGCATGACCGATCCTCGACGTGGTGGATGTTCGACATCGCAAAACCGCCGGCGCGGCGATCGCCCGTCGGACGCACGAGAATCTACATCGCGGTCGCGGGCGCGTCAGGATCGGGCGCCGAGCGCAGCCCGGGCAGATCCACGCCGTGCGACTCCTCGGGAACCTGACGCGGGCGTTTGGAGTCTGCAGTGGACAGGCTGACACGCCGGAGTACCTTACGTTTGTTGC from the Gemmatimonadaceae bacterium genome contains:
- a CDS encoding helix-turn-helix domain-containing protein, with the translated sequence MQLSIAVPAYHVARVRNVAPPGCAAVVVGQLVQLEAAMRANGADIVVLDPLLDQSLDEPQLLQTVRRHACVRWLLYTQLRPDTARLLLDLGGAGVRSAVFAGVDDSTHHLSAALGELVRASITHRAQARLVALLAPLPRRLRAAVEQGIHDDDARADVSVIATRACMTRRTVERHFMRAGLPTPKIILRAARVLTAYRLLYDGIRTCDGVAKTLGYGKASTLRADLKRTFGVHARALPDAPAPEMAIEALLDAPLSEAARNTVDTPRAAVAR
- a CDS encoding PQQ-dependent sugar dehydrogenase, with protein sequence MRDFAGAGMRSRRGRATGVALATVAVMACGGSQKAPKSAGDSTAAAANATPKGCDAGNGGITLPPGFCASVFADKLDHPRHLVVAPNGVVYVNTWHPRRGGEGGNNDSAWRGGAIVALRDTTGDGHADVTDSFGDSATAGGHGGTGIALHGNSLYAEESDRIERYALPSAGIVPAGKPAVIVSGMPLGGNHPMHAFAIDSSGAIFVEMGSATNACQVRDRTLHSPGHMPCTELATRGGIWRFDGNRTGQRFSPSARYATGIRNAVGIAFTPNGELFSTQHGRDQLAGNWPERYTNEQSAELPAEELLHIEKGADYGWPYCYFDGAQKKLMLAPEYGGDGKKEGICATKRGPVAFFPGHWAPDGLTFYGGSSFPSHYKGGAFIAFHGSWNRAPLPQAGYLVAFVPFDGDTVSAPYEIFADGFAGANKQPDAAAHRPTGVAVGPDGALYISDDAHGRVWRVTYHGAGGR